TAAATGCGGTGTCTGTGGAGCTGATGCGGTTTCAGGCCACAGACGCGGCAGAAAGCCGTGCGCGCCGCTCTGCGCCTGTATGCAAATGGCGGCATTAAAACCACGGATGTCAACTCGCGACACGTCTCTTCTTCTCCGGGATGATCAAAGCTGATTGCTGAGGCAATTACTGCAGGAGGAAAGGGAGCCACGGCCCGCCTGCTCATCCCTGGGCTGCTCTCGCAGCTTAATTGTTTAGTGAAGCAGAAACTGCAGCGCCGCCGTCTCCTTTGTGCGGCTGCCCGCTCCTCCTGGCTGCAGGCCTGCGCACCCCGCCTCCCTCCAGGTCCCCCAAACAGGCTGGAGCGAGGGCCACGAGGCAGCGCAGGCCCTCGGATCCCAGAGGGGGGCAGAGCTGGGCCTCTCGGGCGGGGGCTCTGCCGGCCTCTAGCCCGCCCGTGTacacgggggcagggggggaggcgGGCTGGGGCCTTGGAGGGGAGTGTCCCAGCCTTGCTGCTTTGCTGCCCCAAGAGCAGGCGCGAGGAGGCCCCCCAGCTGCCCCGGTGCAGCACTGGCCAGTGCACATGCAcgcgccctgccctgccctgccgctCCGGCCTTTGGctctctgccctcccccccccccgactccccCTGCTCCTCTTGGCCCAGAGCCTCTCTCCCAGCCTCCCCAAAGTCCAGCCAGGGGCTGCTCTGAGCCTGCTTCTGCAATCGCCAGCTGCTAGCTGAGCCAGCGGCCCCTCTGGGCCCCAGGAGGCTCCGCTTCCTGGTTCCGCCTGCACACCGGACAAGGGCAGCCACCACGGCTCTTGGGCCACGTGCACACGTAAAGGGAAGGCGGGACAGGAAGGAAGCACGGGCTTCTGCTGCGCAGTTGCTGAATGTGGAGCTCGCGGGCCCACGGCCACCATCCTTATGGCGCCCCCAGGCTCCCTGGAGGCCGGCAGGGAGAGGTGGCCCCCGCATCTTACCTGCCTGGTGCACAGCGGTGCCTTCTCTGGCATTCCCGCCCCACCCCTGGGCCCCTGCCGGAGCCAGTGTCTCAGACAGAAGGCCGGCCCccgcagcgggggtgggggtggcgagtGAGGGTCCAGCCGGTGCCTCCGGACCTtccttgcccctcccccacaTTCTCTCTGGAGGGAAAATGGCCGACGCCTGGCGCTGCGTGACTCCCCGTCTCGTGCCCCCCCGCTCCTCGCCCCATTCACCACTCCGGCTCAGCCTCGGAGCCTTTGTGATCGGGACGGCCCGGCCCAGGCTCTTTCCTCTGAATGGCACTTAAGGTTGTCCAGTGCCGCGCTTGCTGACGGTTCGCACTGTGTGACGGAGCCTTGATCAGACCTCTGAATTTTTCAGCCGCGCTTTCTCTTGGAGCAGGGCAAGCccttgaccgggggggggggggggggaggcacaggAGAGGGGCCAAAAGGGAAACCACAAGGCaaggaggggggcggaggggggcgcGTCACTGGGCCCCACCTCTCTCCTCTGAGAACTGCCCCGCCTCTTGCAGCTGCCTGCCAGCCCTGGGCCAGGATGCCAGCCCGACACGCTCGCTCCCACGGCACAcacaggccgggggggggggggtgcgcccGCGTGGGCATCCTGGCCTCACTAGGGGAGGGGTCCACTTGGGCCTTAGCGGCTGGGCCTCGCGCCCACTGCCAGGAGCCAAAAACCAGTCCCGGAGAAAAACCGCCATCGCCGCTCCCCAGCGAAagccggagggagggagggagggcgcccCCCCCCGAGACGCCCTGACTGACCGTGTGCTGCAGGGCATGGAGCTGCGTCGCCAGAAGATGTTCGCCCTGCAGGCGGCCCGCCAGCCCCGCGTCCTTGCAGGAGAGGTTGTGGTGAAGAGCTGTGAGTGCCTCTTGCAGCCCCTGGATTCTCTGTTCCTTCTCCAGAAGCTGCAAGGCAGGAGACACGGGCGGTGGGCCCGGTGGACGGCGCCGTGGCCTTTCGTGCAGACGGACTGCCAACGAGCACCTGCCTGGCACGGCCCAAGGGGAAGGGTCTGACACTGCTCTGGGCCAAGAGCTGGCCTCTCCTGGGGCATCTTCAGCCCAGGCTGGGAGTGGCTGAAGGTCCGGCCTCCACTGGGGAAGGCGGCGTGCCCCGTCCCGTCCCGCCTGTCCATGCACACCCTTTGCTGCTCTTTCGGGTCGGCTGCCTCCTCCCCCGTCCCTCTGGAAAGCCGGCGAGCCAGCGCTCCAGGGCAGCCTCTCTTGCCTGGCTGAACCCGAGACGGGCAGTGTGGCTCGGGTGCTGGCCTCTAGGAGAGAGAAACCAGCCTGGCAGCGTCCAGGAACCACCCAGGTGCTCAGATGCAGGGCTGCCTCCCGCGCACAGAGCGCGTCTCCCTCCTGAAGCCCACAGGCCGCCAAGCAGCCTGCGCAGGGGAGGGCAGGGAGCCCTTCCAGCACCTGGCTGCTGCTGGCCGCTGCGGCTACCTGGGCAAGAGGAAGAGAACCCCTTCCCCATCACCGTAGCCGATGTCCCCTTTGCCCTCCTTGGCACGAGTAAGCCAGAAGGGCGGGGGCAGGAACGCAACCAGGAGGAGCTGCAAGGTGGCCGGAGGGGAACAGCAGTCATTGCCCGTGCTGCTGAGCGTGGGGCTCCCAGAGGCAAGAGGCCGAGCCCTTCTGGGAGGGCTGCAGGGTCTCTGCAGCGCTGCTTAGCTGGGCCGGGAGGGGAGAGGGGCTCCTTGACCCCCAAGGAGCTGGCAGGTCACCTGCCTTTCCACGGGCCTCGGCGGCCGGTTGGGCCCACAGGGATGGgacagctgcagcttccagggGCAGCGCAAGCACTGCGAGCCCCCTGGGAAGGGCCCGGCCAGCAGAATCAGCCGCGGGGCTGGAGGCCCGAGCGCGGCAGCAACCTGCACAGCCACCTGGCTACATTTGGAGCCTCCTGGCCTCAGAACGCAGCAAGGCTGCTCGAGCTGccgccgggccgggccgggcctacCTCTGCGTTCGCCTCCTCCTGGCCATGAACAGCCTCCTCTCGCTGTAGAAGCTGTGTTTCCAAGGGAAGGGGCTCCTCGGCTGCCCCCAGAGACCTCCGCTTCATCCTCTGCCCTGGCCAAGGAGACCTGCACaaaaacagagggagggagggagggagggccagtCAGACCAGGCCAAAAGCCGCCGGGAGGCTTGGGGAAGGGCATGGCGCCACAGCCCCTGCTGGGCACGCAGGAGGCTCTGCCACGTTGACCCTAGCGGCAGCTCCACGGAAAAGGGGAAAGGCCTGGAGCGCCTTGCCATGCGAGgtgggccggccggccggccggccagcctgGCCCAAGGCCACATTGCGGCTGCTCTTGGGGCACTTCTGGTCCAGAGGTGCGTGCCCTGGCACGAACAGGCAGACGGCTGGTCCATCCCTTTTCCTTCATGGAGTTTCCACAGCAAGAAACAAGCCGGCAGGAACACAAGAGGGCTACAAATGGTCGACGGCGTCTGGAACCCCGGGGAAATGCCATGCCTGGGAGCGCAAGGCTCCCGGACACGCCCTCAGGGCAGCCAGCCCTCCCACCGCTGCCCCACAGAGGGGGGCATCTTTCAcaggaggccgccgccgccgccgccgcccacgtGCTGGAAGCCCTCGGCAGAGAGAGGGCCACGCCCAGGCCAGCAGGAGGGCTGGACGGTGTCCCAGAGGAATCCGGCCAGAAGGCCAGCGCGGCCCGAGCTTGCAGGGGGAGGTCTTTCCACATCACGGCAggactggggggcggggcggggggcagaaGGCTGGAAGCACCACGGGGGAGAACGACACACGAAGCCTCGGGGCACTTTGGCTCCCGAACTGTTCAAGCAGGCGCTGACGCAACGCTGAAGTGGAGAGCAGGGCGGGCAAGGAGAGGAGAGAGCAAGAAAACCTGTCACCCTGTAGCCTGTAGCCAaggccagggatgctttagggtggattcctgcactgagcccaacgctgctattctaggattctaaatGACGGGGAGACACAGAAGGAAACCCAGGAGCCTGGGGGGCCCGGGCGGGATcgagctgcccctgctgctgctgctgggcccaCGGAGCCTGGAGAGCAGCGGGGGATCCCTTCCCCTTCAGAGGGGGGAAGACAAGCACCCAACACGCCCACTCACGGTCGGGCAGAAGCAGCCGGCCAGGGGAGGAAACACCGCGAGCGGAAGGCCGCCGTCCGCATGCAGACTCTCGCTGCGCAAGGCCTGACCGCGGAGGGGGGGAACGCCCTGCGTTGGTCAGCACCGTTTTGCAGCCCCGAGGTCACGACCCGCAGGTAACTGAACCCAGAAAGAATGGATGAAGTTCTACAATAGGCAAGTGTTGAGCTGAGAGTCAGAGCACAGAAACACGTAACGTTGGGGCAAAAGAAGCCCGTTGGACACACGTCCTACCAAGCCGCACAATATATTTCTTGTGCGGGGTTTGAATAGTTTACGTAACAACTGGGCTTCCTCGGTGTGCACGTTTTCTCCGATTCAACGGAAGCCAAATGCGGGGTGCGTCTGCAGCCCAGACcagcgcctccccccccccccaagcctcttTTCCAACTCAGCTTACGCGAGATCTCCTGGAAGTTTCAATTCCACTCCTCCACGACAGCCAGGACCTCCCCACGTGGCCTCTAGCAGGAAGAGCCCTGGCAGAATGGGGGAGCAGGCGGTGGGAGGGGCCGTCCTCTGCCCGAGACCCCCCCCAGCTGGCCGGGGCTGACGTCCGGTTCCCTGATAGAGGGACGGGGGGCGGGGCAGCAACGTCCCTTGCAGGCCCTGCTCCCCAGGGGCAGCAGGCCTGGGCTCTGGCTGGATCGGGCCCTGGCTCCGGCCTCCggctctcctcctccttcgcAGATCCTGCACCCACTTCCAACGGGACCCTTTGCTTCCCAAGCACAGggagctgccgctgccaccaGAGGCAGGTGGCCTCTCTTGGGGTGGGAGGCTGCAGGAAACGGAGCTGCTGCCTTCCACTGACAGCACGCGGCGGGCCGTCATCGCTTGCGATTAACCAGAGACCTGGTACGGATCCCGGCCCCTTGGCCCAACAACGCCTGTGGAAGGccccaatcccagctgctgggcCGGCTCCGTCCCCAGGCCTCGCTGCAGGGGCATCTTGGCCTCAGCAGGCCTGCCTGGACCCAGGCAGCCATTCGGGCAAATGCTCCACTCCAAACTGCCGGCATGCCCCTCCTTCGCACAGGAGCCTTGTGAGACTCCCAAAGGCCGGGAATGGACAAGGAGCG
The sequence above is drawn from the Elgaria multicarinata webbii isolate HBS135686 ecotype San Diego chromosome 14, rElgMul1.1.pri, whole genome shotgun sequence genome and encodes:
- the LOC134408889 gene encoding uncharacterized protein LOC134408889, which encodes MEVRLLQAYVIDLSDQNDILMQTVEELQNRTVLKMAAVEAEFQRPTPAQRPMPAESLSRSTATQTVSPWPGQRMKRRSLGAAEEPLPLETQLLQREEAVHGQEEANAELLEKEQRIQGLQEALTALHHNLSCKDAGLAGRLQGEHLLATQLHALQHTQLRSRSPCFLPVPPSLYVCTWPKSRGGCPCPVCRRNQEAEPPGAQRGRWLS